A stretch of Cydia splendana chromosome 7, ilCydSple1.2, whole genome shotgun sequence DNA encodes these proteins:
- the LOC134792416 gene encoding uncharacterized protein LOC134792416 translates to MLRSRVLGLRRVVTAVPQVTIPRLTPVRTYRLRQVCDAHMNELPIPCGPWKPWYDAKQNFYNKIFVGGILWFLISFAVMILTDSIYLNWGPPPNPGPPSDMTQDCEDEE, encoded by the exons ATGCTGAGATCGAGGGTCTTGGGCCTTCGGAGGGTCGTAACTGCGGTTCCACAAGTTACTATACCACGTTTGACTCCCGTCAGGACTTACAGACTGCGCC AGGTATGCGACGCGCACATGAACGAGTTACCGATACCGTGCGGGCCGTGGAAGCCCTGGTACGACGCCAAGCAAAACTTCTACAACAAAATCTTCGTAGGCGGAATCCTGTG GTTTCTGATCTCGTTCGCGGTGATGATTCTGACTGACAGCATTTACTTGAACTGGGGCCCGCCCCCGAACCCCGGCCCTCCCAGCGACATGACCCAGGACTGCGAAGATGAAGAGTAA